Proteins encoded by one window of Rutidosis leptorrhynchoides isolate AG116_Rl617_1_P2 chromosome 7, CSIRO_AGI_Rlap_v1, whole genome shotgun sequence:
- the LOC139857970 gene encoding uncharacterized protein has translation MPPPPNSTTTNRQSRPPPPPPASSPLYKHKSWSPDILRDEEWVKRKNKQLHGRQNKSVTDEDIDELKACIELGFGFNESNDRLSNTLPALGLYYAVNKHYNHTISKSSSVSSSSSSLISDSDLSAAVDSPQTIFDRGDDAQTMKMRLKQWAQVVAVSLRQSSSRVHETESTKASIEEHG, from the exons ATGCCGCCGCCACCTAACTCAACTACCACCAACCGCCAAtcacggccaccaccaccaccgccagCTTCCTCTCCTCTATACAAACACAAATCGTGGTCGCCGGATATTCTCCGAGACGAAGAATGGGTCAAACGGAAAAACAAACAACTTCACGGCCGGCAAAACAAAAGCGTCACCGATGAAGATATCGATGAACTCAAAGCTTGTATTGAGCTAGGGTTTGGATTCAATGAATCAAATGACCGTCTTTCAAATACTTTACCGGCGTTAGGTTTGTATTACGCCGTTAATAAACACTACAATCATACAATTTCCAAATCATCATCGGTGTCATCTTCTTCTTCCTCGTTGATCTCCGATTCTGATTTATCTGCTGCGGTGGACAGCCCTCAGACCATATTTGACCGCG GGGATGATGCACAAACAATGAAGATGAGATTGAAACAATGGGCTCAAGTTGTTGCAGTTTCTTTGCGTCAATCGTCATCAAGAGTCCATGAAACTGAAAGCACGAAAGCTTCGATTGAAGAACATGGTTAA